The Glycine soja cultivar W05 chromosome 8, ASM419377v2, whole genome shotgun sequence genome has a window encoding:
- the LOC114423642 gene encoding kunitz-type trypsin inhibitor KTI1-like, with protein MKNTIFFALFLVCAFTSYLPSATADTIFDINGDFVRNGGTYYILPVIRGDGGGIEFAATGNETCPLTVVQSPLEVSKGLPLIISSPFEILSIQEGLILNIGFTFVPPCALIPSEWTTVKGLPEGLAVKLTGYENKVPGWFKIERVSLEFNDYKLVFCATEDSTCVDIGVYIDGEGNRRLVVTENNDPLLVHFKKVEVESSATA; from the coding sequence atgaagaatacTATCTTCTTCGCTCTCTTTCTTGTTTGTGCCTTCACCTCATACCTACCTTCAGCCACCGCTGATACTATCTTCGACATAAATGGTGATTTTGTCCGAAACGGTGGCACATACTACATCTTGCCAGTTATAAGAGGAGACGGAGGTGGAATAGAATTCGCCGCAACAGGAAACGAAACATGCCCTCTCACTGTAGTGCAATCTCCCCTTGAGGTCTCTAAGGGTCTACCACTAATCATTTCATCACCATTCGAAATCCTTAGCATCCAAGAAGGCCTTATTTTGAACATTGGGTTCACTTTTGTGCCCCCCTGTGCCCTAATTCCTTCTGAGTGGACTACTGTTAAGGGTTTACCAGAAGGACTCGCTGTTAAACTTACTGGGTATGAAAATAAAGTGCCTGGTTGGTTTAAAATTGAGAGAGTTTCCCTTGAATTCAATGACTATAAGCTTGTGTTCTGTGCAACTGAAGATAGCACGTGTGTGGATATTGGGGTTTATATTGATGGTGAAGGAAACAGGCGTTTGGTGGTGACTGAGAATAATGATCCGTTATTGGTTCACTTTAAGAAAGTTGAAGTTGAATCATCAGCTACTGCTTGA
- the LOC114423644 gene encoding kunitz-type trypsin inhibitor KTI1-like, protein MKSTTSLALFLLCALTSSYLPSATADIVFDTEGNPIRNGGTYYVLPVIRGKGGGIEFAKTETETCPLTVVQSPFEVSKGLPLIISSPFKILDITEGLILSLSFTYVPPCASTPSRWTVILKGLPEELHVKLTGYKNTIDGWFRIQRASSESNYYKLVFCTSNDDSSCGDIVAPIDREGNRPLIVTHDQNHPLLVQFQKVEAYESSTA, encoded by the coding sequence ATGAAGAGTACTACCTCTTTGGCTCTCTTTCTACTTTGTGCCCTAACTTCATCATATCTGCCTTCAGCCACCGCTGATATTGTATTCGACACCGAAGGCAATCCTATTCGAAACGGCGGCACATACTATGTGTTGCCAGTGATAAGAGGAAAGGGCGGCGGAATAGAATTTGCCAAAACCGAAACAGAAACATGCCCTCTCACTGTTGTGCAATCTCCCTTTGAGGTCTCAAAGGGTCTACCACTGATAATTTCATCCCCATTTAAAATCCTTGACATCACCGAAGGACTTATTTTGAGCCTCAGTTTCACTTATGTACCCCCCTGTGCCTCAACTCCTTCTCGGTGGACCGTTATTCTCAAGGGTCTGCCAGAAGAACTCCATGTCAAACTCACTGGCTACAAAAACACAATAGATGGTTGGTTTAGGATTCAAAGAGCTTCCTCTGAATCCAACTACTATAAGTTGGTGTTTTGTACATCTAATGATGATAGTTCGTGTGGGGATATTGTGGCTCCCATCGATCGTGAAGGAAACAGGCCTTTGATTGTGACTCATGATCAGAATCATCCATTGTTGGTTCAGTTTCAGAAAGTTGAAGCTTATGAATCATCAACTGCATGA
- the LOC114423641 gene encoding kunitz-type trypsin inhibitor KTI1-like, translating into MKSTSLFAIFLLCAFTSYLPSATAQDVLDVDGDPIRNGFIYYVLPAIRGNGGGIERAALGKDTCPITVVQSPNPNSKGLEIKFESAYPAYYINETLILQIKFSYPQQCERKNPWWAISKDISEGPPAIKLSGFHGTEIGWFKIQKASKSCDSNDYKLVFCQYDETWCLDVGIYVDRQGNRRLVLAVTGEPFLVHFHKISSSTA; encoded by the coding sequence ATGAAGAGCACTAGCTTGTTCGCTATCTTTCTACTTTGCGCCTTCACCTCATACCTACCTTCCGCCACCGCCCAGGACGTGCTCGACGTGGATGGCGATCCGATTCGGAACGGTTTCATATACTACGTTTTGCCGGCAATAAGAGGAAACGGTGGCGGAATAGAACGAGCCGCACTCGGGAAAGACACTTGCCCTATCACTGTAGTGCAATCTCCCAATCCAAACTCTAAGGGGTTAGAAATTAAGTTTGAATCTGCATACCCCGCCTATTACATAAACGAAACCCTAATTTTGCAAATAAAGTTCAGTTACCCACAGCAGTGTGAAAGAAAGAATCCTTGGTGGGCCATTTCTAAGGATATATCTGAAGGACCACCTGCTATTAAACTCTCTGGGTTCCATGGTACTGAAATCGGTTGGTTTAAAATTCAGAAAGCTTCCAAATCCTGTGACTCTAATGACTACAAGCTTGTGTTCTGCCAGTATGATGAGACCTGGTGTTTGGATGTCGGCATTTACGTCGATCGTCAAGGAAACAGGCGTTTGGTGCTTGCTGTTACTGGTGAACCGTTTTTGGTTCACTTTCACAAAATTAGTTCTTCAACTGCATGA